The following nucleotide sequence is from bacterium.
AGAGACGAGCCGGGCATGTGTTTCAGCCAATAGATAAGCTTCGACGAGTGGACGCCTGAACGGCTCGGTGGGCGACGATCGATGAACGTCACGAGGGCCCTCTGCACTGTCTGCCGCTATACTTTCCCGGCCCGATTGGGCTTCGGAAACCTCGGAAGAACATCGCTGTCGAGCCACTGGAGAAATGCCGGATCCTCGCCCTCCCTAAAGCGAGCAATCATGGCTCGGAAAACGAGGACGTTCAGTGAATGGGTCGTGTCCAGGAGGGCTTCCCACGCTCCTGGCGAGCGAAGGGGGGCCGGCACTACCCCACCTTCCGCACCCGGACGAAATACACGACCGCCACCGAGGCCGTGCGTGATTCCATTCCACTGGTTCGTGAATACGCGGACCCAGAGTTCTAAGCCTACAAAGCGAGCGAGTTCGGGAAGGTTCTGGGGTCCCCCGAATGCTTTGAACCACCGATCAGGATCCTTCAGGCGCTCGAGTTCGTCGTTGGCTTCCTTCCAATCAGGAGATGAAAGGGTCGCTTTGATTCGCTTGGCTTCAGCGGCAGTGTCGCGAAACCGGTCTACAAACCCATCCGGCAGATGGTGCGTCTTCTTCGCTATAGCGGCGAGTTCTCGACGCATCTCCCCGCCCTTGGTCAGCAGTTGAGCGGCCTTGAGGCTGCGACGGCGGATCGAAGTTGTATATGCGGCGGCGACTCGCTCGTCATTGCGCTTCACGACGTAGAGCAGCTGCAAGCCAACATCCAGCATCGTCCGCGCCTGTATGGCTGCTGGCTCTACCAGGCCCGCCCGCATTAGCTCGTCCACGGAGTCGAGTGCCTCGAGAAATAGCCAGAAGAGACGCAAAGCCGAATCAGACACGCGGTCAGGATGCGCAGAATGACCGCAGCGCTGAAACAGCCGTAAGCCCCAGCACAGCTCGTCGAGCAGAACATCCTTGGTGGGTCCCTGGATGCGCTCCATCCCGCGGCGCGCCTCTTGTCGGTTGAGGAGCCCCTGCACTTCGTCAGGAGCGCTAATCGGCGGTCGTCTCGACAAGGGTCTACCTCCGAAGCCTAACGCGCTGGCGGTTCAGCGGCGGCGCGAGGCGCCGCCCGCTGCAAGCGCGTGTTAGACGCGGTCATTCCGCCCGCCCAAAAGAGTGTCCTCCATCACCGCGGGTGACCACATGCGGCGCATGCGACGCCAGGCTCCACCTTTCCAGTCTGACCTTTCGCGTCGGCGATGCTTTAAGAGCGTCGCGCAGGACACGCTTGGCTGGGGCGTCGGCCACGGAGGTCAACGCGCCGAGCACGACATCCGCGAGTTGAACGAGGTTGCTGGCGTGCGATTCGACAGGCGTGACCTTCTTGAACCGGCGCCGAGTGGCTCGACGGAGAAGGAACTCCAGCGACGCCCATCGGTAGGGCTTCGACGGTGTCGCGTCGACGTACGCGCATGTGGCGCAACCTGGCACCATGCACTTCGCGATGAACTGGTAGTAGGCCTTGAAGTACCGCTCGTTCTCGGAGCGGCCCCCCCTGTCGCCATGGCGAGTCTCTCCGGAACTCGATGGCCACGAAGCGCGAGTATGGACATTCGCTGAACGTCCGTACGAACTGCAGGTAGGATGGCAGCATCCGGGGGGACACCTTCGTCCACTTCATCTCCCGGTGACAGCCGGAGGCAGCTCGGAACACCTCGATCTGTTGGTTGAGAATGAGGGCATGAGCAGGCGAGCATACGAGACCCCCGATCCAAAACCCCGCACGGGCATGCGTCTGCGTCTCGTCCGAGTATATCGCCAAGTGCGAGGCCATCGCTTCCTGCGTCTAACGCCTCGGCGGTTCAGCGGCGGCGCGCCAGCGCCGTCTGCTGCAAACGCGGGTTAGGCGGCTGCGCAACCTCTAACGCACCCAGTCCCGCAGGAGTTACCTGTTCCATAAAAGACAATCCTTGACGCCCGACATGTCGGGATAGCGGCGAAGGCAGTCGTCGATCTTCGCCGGCGAGTAGCGCTTCACGTCTTCAGGCCCCATAGCCAGAAGGGCTTCGGCTTGCTTTTCGAGGCAGCCGCGCGTGTCGGGCTGTTTGCCGCAGTACGCCTGGATGTCAGCGACCTTTTGCTCGGTGGAGATCGCCAAGTAGCGGTCGAGGGTCATTGCGCCGACCGGTGTCGCCACTAAACCGCCAACGCCGATCAGTACCATGGGCCGCGAGAGCAGAGATTTCACCATCGATACCTCGTCTTTGACGCCTAACGTCGTGCGGATCAGCCGCGCGCCCGGCGACGCACGCCGGATTTCCCGGGGCTCGAGCGCGCCGGCTGCCTCCGCTTGTTAGCGCGCTTGCGGCTCGCGAGCCACCGTTCGAAAGACCCTTGGCTCTCCGCGGAGGGGCGGCCTGCAAGAACTCCTTCAACACTGATGTCCTCATCAAGGTCGGGCCAGTGGACGCCTTCGCCCGAACCGATCAGTCTCCAGTGTCGCCGCTCGCGGACCGTTCCGGACACCAGGCGCGGATACCAGGCCAATGGCACGGTCACGGAGCGGCCGTCACTCAGATCGATGGCGAGTTCGTCCTCCCCAATTCTGACCGCCACCGCCGACGGCTGCTCAACCCTTGAAGTACTCATTCCACGCCCTCACAAATCGTTCCTGATGGTCAGCGACGATGCTCGATACACGGGATAGCTCATGGCGGACCAAGCCGCGACTCGAGTGGAGGCGGACCGGCGCAA
It contains:
- a CDS encoding DUF3800 domain-containing protein, encoding MVPGCATCAYVDATPSKPYRWASLEFLLRRATRRRFKKVTPVESHASNLVQLADVVLGALTSVADAPAKRVLRDALKASPTRKVRLERWSLASHAPHVVTRGDGGHSFGRAE
- a CDS encoding DUF2442 domain-containing protein; amino-acid sequence: MSTSRVEQPSAVAVRIGEDELAIDLSDGRSVTVPLAWYPRLVSGTVRERRHWRLIGSGEGVHWPDLDEDISVEGVLAGRPSAESQGSFERWLASRKRANKRRQPARSSPGKSGVRRRARG
- a CDS encoding DUF4160 domain-containing protein, encoding MPTILRVGPYRFFFYASDRAEPLHVHVEGGGGSATFWLAPVRLHSSRGLVRHELSRVSSIVADHQERFVRAWNEYFKG